ACCGACCCCCGCACGCCGAGCCACGTCCTCCAGGGACGCGTCCGTACCGTGCGCGGCAAAGCACACCCGGGCCTCGGCAAGCAGCCGCTCGTAGTTGCGACGGGCATCCGCGCGCAGCCCGACGGGCGGCTTGGCCATGGCTCCCACCTGCCCTCCTCGACTGGTTCCCTCAGCATGCCAGGCGTTGATTGCAGAAGTGCCCGGCGAAGACAGGCTGTTCCTGTCCGCCGGGCACCTCTGGACGTGCGGTGGGGTCAGTCCTTGATCTCGCAGATCGCCGCGCCGGATGTGATGGACGCACCGACCTCCGCGCCAAGTCCCTTGATCGTGCCGGACTTGTGCGCGTTCAGCGGCTGTTCCATCTTCATTGCCTCGAGTACGACGATGAGGTCGCCCTCCTTGACCTCCTGGCCCTCCTCGACCGCGACCTTGACGATCGTGCCCTGCATCGGGGAGGCGAGGGTGTCGCCGGAGGCGACGGGGCCGGACTTCTTGGCCGCGCGGCGCTTCGGCTTGGCGCCCGCCGCGAGGCCGGTGCGGGCCAGGGACATGCCGAGCGAGACCGGGAGGGAGACCTCCAGGCGCTTGCCGCCGACCTCGACGACGATCGTCTCGCGGTCCGCGTCCTCGTCCGCCTCGGCGTCCGTGGGGGCCGCGAAGGGCTTGATCTCGTTGACGAACTCGGTCTCGATCCAGCGGGTGTGGACCGTGAACGGGTCGGCGGAGCCGGTGAGTTCGGGGGCGAACGCCGGGTCCTTGACGACCGCGCGGTGGAACGGGATGGCCGTGGCCATGCCCTCGACGGTGAACTCGTCCAGCGCACGCGCGGCCCGCTGCAGCGCCTGCTCGCGGGTCGCGCCGGTGACGATCAGCTTGGCCAGCAGCGAGTCCCACGCCGGGCCGATGACCGAGCCCGACTCGACACCGGCGTCCAGGCGGACGCCCGGGCCGGTGGGCGCCGCGAACGTGGTGACGGTGCCGGGCGCGGGCAGGAAGCCGCGGCCCGGGTCCTCGCCGTTGATGCGGAACTCGAAGGAGTGGCCGCGCAGTTCGGGGTCGCCGTAGCCGAGTTCCTCGCCGTCGGCGATGCGGAACATCTCGCGGACGAGGTCGATGCCGGCGACCTCCTCGGTGACCGGGTGCTCCACCTGGAGGCGGGTGTTGACCTCCAGGAAGGAGATCGTGCCGTCCTGGCCGACGAGGAACTCGACGGTCCCGGCGCCGACGTAGCCGGCCTCCTTGAGGATCGCCTTGGACGACGAGTACAGCTCGGCGACCTGGGCCTCGGAGAGGAACGGCGCGGGCGCCTCCTCGACGAGCTTCTGGTGCCGGCGCTGGAGCGAGCAGTCACGCGTCGACACGACGACCACGTTGCCGTGGGTGTCGGCCAGGCACTGGGTCTCCACGTGCCGGGGCTTGTCGAGGTA
The nucleotide sequence above comes from Streptomyces sp. N50. Encoded proteins:
- a CDS encoding acetyl/propionyl/methylcrotonyl-CoA carboxylase subunit alpha, with the protein product MRKVLIANRGEIAVRVARACRDAGIASVAVYADPDRDALHVRAADEAFALGGDTPASSYLDIGKVLNAARESGADAIHPGYGFLSENAEFAQAVLDADLIWIGPPPQAIRDLGDKVAARHIAQRAGAPLVAGTPDPVSGSDEVVAFAEQHGLPIAIKAAFGGGGRGLKVARTLEEVPELYDSAVREAVAAFGRGECFVERYLDKPRHVETQCLADTHGNVVVVSTRDCSLQRRHQKLVEEAPAPFLSEAQVAELYSSSKAILKEAGYVGAGTVEFLVGQDGTISFLEVNTRLQVEHPVTEEVAGIDLVREMFRIADGEELGYGDPELRGHSFEFRINGEDPGRGFLPAPGTVTTFAAPTGPGVRLDAGVESGSVIGPAWDSLLAKLIVTGATREQALQRAARALDEFTVEGMATAIPFHRAVVKDPAFAPELTGSADPFTVHTRWIETEFVNEIKPFAAPTDAEADEDADRETIVVEVGGKRLEVSLPVSLGMSLARTGLAAGAKPKRRAAKKSGPVASGDTLASPMQGTIVKVAVEEGQEVKEGDLIVVLEAMKMEQPLNAHKSGTIKGLGAEVGASITSGAAICEIKD